In Podospora pseudocomata strain CBS 415.72m chromosome 4, whole genome shotgun sequence, the genomic stretch tggtcttggggagATGCCAGTGCAAGGCATCCAGGGAGAACCGGACTGACTTCCGGGATTTCTCGCGGTCCTCATCGGAGGGACCCTTCGTGGGGTGAGCCATGGCTAGAATCGTCGATTCGTCCGGGCGATGCGCTCAATCGGTATGCTGCAGGTCGACCGGGATTGGGACCGCGCAAGTGGGTTGCCGCAGGTTTGTCGTAAACCGCGCAGGTCTAGCCGTTCTTGGCTGTCGCAGCGACCAGGGTGGCGCGCGCTTGTCTGTCGATCAATTCGTCGAAATTGTCGTATCCTTGGGATATTTCAACCTTCCCAGGCTATAGTGGTTTTGATCTTTCGATTGTCACGAAGCTGAGGCTGAAATAGGTCAAGGCCAATATTATTCCGTAGCTAAAGTAATCGaaagatgaggaaaaggaaaagtaagtgtgtgtggccctgcttgctctgcaagatatccttaccctgccttgcctgccccacgtggcctgtgcttccctttgctcccattggccgcagccctcatcctcagccctgACCCTGTATTCCTgtcctaaccctaaccctgtagCCGTATGCCGTTACAGAGGTCGTGTCCTCTTATTTCGCAAAAGCTGGGCTTGCAGAATCCGTGACCAAATGTAGGATCAAGAGCTTCattttgttttctctcaaATTACCAACCTGTTCCTTGAGACGAGCTGCCAGAAGCAAAACCGAGGCATTTGCATTGCTACTGTCAAAGTATGTGAATCCCAAAAACGGTTCACACGCCTTCTATCCAACTGTTCTTGACCCAAAGACCGACAGATGATGCACGAAGGCATCAAGAGCTGAAAACTTGGAAGCAGTCAGAACCGATCGTGGCTGTTGCAAGCCAATGGTCATCTCGATGATTTACATTGCCTCCCTGTTTTACTAGAACCTTGCAACTGTCCATAGGTCTTATCTAAGTTCAAATATATTACCTAGCTCTTGATGCTCAGCACCAATATGTCTACCTACCGCCAAACGCCAGGCCAGATCCAAAGCAACCACTCAAAATACATTCGTGTAAAAGCCTACTATTCAAGCCAACCTCACCTGGAGGATATACAATCCAGATATACACCCACACTGTCACCGCAAAAATCCTCCAGTAATATCCTTCggtcatcaacctccatTGTCAAATTGTGGTAAAGACCACGTCTATTTCTTCCCAGATACCGTGGTCTTCTTCGCTGTCGTAACAGGGACGGAAGTCTTGGTCGCCGTAGCAGTCTTGGTCGCAACGGGGGCCGATGTTTTAGTCGCGGCGGGGGCTGAAGTCTTGGTTGCAGTAGAAGTCCTGACGGCagcagtggtcttggccgCTGTCGTCGCGGTCGACGTTTTGAGTCCCGTAGTATTAGCTGGAGCTGGGACCTTTTGACCTGGTTTGCTAGCTTGGGTGTTGAGGCCAGAAGTTGACTTGTCTGCCAAAGCCGGTCGTCCGGTTGCCGGTGTGGGTTTCGCGGTTGCTGTCACGGGCTTCGAGGTCGGAGCTTTAGTAGAAGCGTTGTTGACAGGTACTGAACCGGTAGTGTTTGAAGGGCTGGTCCTGCCACCTGTAGCACCCCCTCCGGTGCTAGGCCCGGGCCTCCCGGTACCGCTCTGACCAGTGGCCCCCGTTCCACTTCCACCGGCGGCGCCTGATCCTCCCGCTCCGCCAGCCGGGGGCGTTGGGAGCTGaaggccaccaccgccttgaCCAGCGAGCCACTGTGGGTGCGGCTTTACCCAAGCCACATTCAATGTGTTGCAGCATTTCTGGCAGTTCGGATCCTTGGGTCCTCTGCTGCACGGCTCTTGAATCCCAACGTAATTGTTGGGTCCCTTGCCTGGAATCCGGCCATAGACGAGCATCTTGACCGGAGAGTTTGCTGGTGACTTGGCATAGTAACGTCCGCCACGAACGTGTTGTGAGCGGGCCTCTTTCTCGAACCAGCTCTCAAAGACATACCAAACTCCATCTTCGGCATGGAGCTCACGGGGCCCATCTCTTGTCTGTTTCTTTCCATCCGCCGAGAGTACGACACGTGAAACAGCGTCCCACCAGGCTTGCGCTTTGTACCAGCCTTCATCAGTCTTGAGATATTCGTTGAACCTGCCCCTCGGAATCGTGCACTGGAACACGATACCACCTCGTGCAAAGCCCATGTTGACGTAAAGGGTAGCTACGAGAAGGGAGTTGGTCGTTGAGGTGTAGGCTCCCTTGTTCGCATAGTTTCTGTGCAGCCAGTCGAATGCCTCCTTTCCCCAGGCCTCAAGCTGTCTATCTGTTGGCTCCTCGGGTCCGTCAAACTCCCAATGTCTGTACCAGACGGCACCTCCCACGTTATTGAGAGGGGGTGCTTGATCTTCCTGGCCCCAGATCTGGAGAGGAAGTGTTGAGCGGAACGATGGCTGCCATGGTGGGGGATATGTCCCGAGTATACTAAAGTGTTCGGCGAGGAGATTAGTCCAAAAAGGGAGATAATAATGTAGGTGACTCGACCAGCGAGAATAACTAGAGAAAGTATCAAGGCAGTGATGGTTTTCGTGATATGATTCCAAACATCTTACGGACATGAAGAATAGTGGTATTATATACATGGACCTGTCTTCCACTGGTAGTCCACAGAGCTCAAGAATAGCATAGTACTATCATCTCCACACGCCTACTCTGCATCAGGCCCAGCATGTTGGAAGACGGGCCATCTTTTAGACCCGGTCATTGTTTCTGAGTACCTCTATTGAAACTGCCGCAAGACACCACAATGCTATGCTGCGGCGCTGAAATCGAAAAGAGTACCTGGCCATACACTCAAAACGAAAGGGACAATTCTTCAGTTGCAATATCTGATGTGTCCATACCGAGATATCTCGCATCTCACAAACAGCGGCCACAGCGGATAGTATCGGTATGTACCATAATGGTGAATGACGCCCGACGCTTTCTATCGAGAATAATGTCCCAGGAGAGAGTTCAAGTTTTCGCCTGCTGTCTTCTGTCTCCCTGGCTGGCTTACTGGTCTGGTCGTTGAAGCTCATGGTCTCACATTACCTTACGCCGCAACGACCTGACGCATAGGCCACCATGGTTGGCTGGCTAGATTCTCTTTTAATCAGGCTGAGGTGGTCAGCTGCCCACTGGCGTGCATGCGTTGGCTGTTTCTCTTGACTGCACAGCGACTAAGCGAAGTTCAGCACTGCGGGCAGTTTAGCGGCGGCCCCCAACGGTCACATGCATGTGGCACAAGCCGCACTCGGTAGCCAATAGCATAGTGTCTTCAGATCTTAATGGCCTGCGACGCGTTGTTGTCGCCAATTGAGAGACCACCGCGTTTCACCATCGCCACGTCTGTCAGCGGCCACCGGTGTCTCAATGCTTGGATTCAGCTATTTTCACCTTCGACCTCTCAACAACCGCCAACTCGTCGACCTGTCGAAAGCTCACCACCCTAACTATGCCGCTACCTCCAATCCTGCGCCTCTCGCCTGACACCCGCCGCAGAGTTTACCTCTACTTGGGCCTTGCACCATGGAAGCCGGCCGAGAGATACATTTTCAATCTGCATAGAGGCAACGTGTTGATGGATGAATCCGATGACAGCACCAATCCTGTTCAGTTCCACGGACTTCTCCTCTCCTGTCGTGTCATCTACCAAGAAACAGCCGTCCTGCTGTACTCAGCCAACAGTTTTGTCGCCTACTTGGAGGATGACTGTGACCGTCTGCTGGCCCTGACAACAACTGCAATCTCTGCACTCACTCATCTCAAGATTGTTGTCAACCAAAATTCCTGCCACCAGCAATGCACACAATGCATCAACTCCCGGGTTGAGGATTCTAGTCTCTATTGCTACCACCAACCGACCCCCGAACCTTGCGATGAGCATGCTTCACAGGCAGCAGACCAACCACCGAATGGGCGCCTTTTGACCAGCTCAGATACAACAACCGAAAGCCTGTTTGAGAATTGGCGTTCAGCTATTGAGCATCTCTCTGCGAGTCTTGTGCCTGGTCGCCTCACATTATCCGTGGTTTGCGATGTCGCGCACGACGACCTCAAGGCTGGCAAGCTTGTTGTCGGCCCAATGGCTTTACTGCCACGACTTGATGATTGCCACATTAGGCTTAGTTGGAGGGCCAATGCAAAGCTTCAACAGCTTGCTCGCGACGCTATTGAGCAGGCACGCTGCATTGCATTGCCGAAGTCCACtgccccttcttcttcctcgcctcttCTGGGTCTTCCACGTGAGCTGCGGTTGCGTATACTCGCATACACAGATCTTGTGACCCCAATTAGGGAGGTGTCATGGGATGGGGAAACTTACAAAGCTGATGGGTCTTCAAATTACCATTCGTGGCATCGCGCGGGCTTTGACAATGAGACACTCGCTAGATGCCGAAGCGACCATCATTATGGGTGCCAATTCAAAAGCTGCTGGTCTCGAGGCTCAGCTGACCGCTACATTGGTTGTTTCTGTTCGGTTCGACACGCCGCCGTCTCATCAACATGCCGTTGTTGGTCACCACCGACGCCGCTCTTTCTTGTTTGTCGCAGTCTGTGTCACGAGGCTCAGCATGTGTTCTTTTCCTCGAATCGTTTCATAGTTCACGATCATGTCTACACTGATACCAACTCGGGAACTCGGATGCAATCTACGTGGGGGTTGAGCGCATATCCCCATGCCCGCCTCACAGCCAGCAGGTTCCTTCGAGACAAGGTTCCCGATAACTCTCTTGGATCGATCCGCTTTCTTGAGCTCACTTTCCCGGCTTACAGCCACGAGGCGTGGCCTGATCCGGATGGGCCGGCAATCAAAGAATGGATCGAGACCATCAAACATGTCAACGACAAACTCAACAAACCTGGCCTTACACTTCGTATCATCATGGCAGATGCTGCACACAGCGCACAAGAGACACAACGCACCATGACGGATGAGAACGGAGAGGTGGTCAAGCGTGCATACACGAGTCTCATCGATCCGCTAAGATGTTTGGGTCAGGACTGCACAGGCGAGCCCTTGCACAGATTTTACGCCCATCTGCCAGACCCATTGGCGTGGACTGAAGCGAGTGAAGCGTTGCTTGCTGAAGATCCATGTAAATACTTCCATGGGATCAACTTGAAAGAGCAAAAGCTACGTGAGGAGGCAGAGCGGTTGGTCTTGGGCGATGAGCGCTATGAGAAGCAGTGGGGCTGCGCCGGTGTAGACGTTGGGCAaactggagaaggagagggaaaggatgACTATCATGACGATGGCAGAAGCGACAAAGATAACGACTACGCGATTAACGAGGCATCTGGTACGTTGTTAGCCAAGACGTtggaggaatgggaggaggatgaaagAGAGCTAAAGGAGCCAAAGGGAAGCTACTGGTTATTCTttcaccatcttcttcgaTCAGGAGCTTTATAGGAAGCTAATAAACAAAAGGGCCTTAAGTGAAAGTCTGCAACAGAGGATACCGATAGGATTTGGAAAATAGACTACAAAGGTATCATAGATTTCCAGAATGAAATAGAAGTATAATTACTTTTGGCAGGTTCTTTTAATATTTTACAACTGGGTACAGGCGTAGGtttgttacaacctgcaccaggaatggatacagactgcaaggcagtacgccagaggtgaatatgacaggatgatcgaaggttgtgacaagcgtctcagacacgggttcactgtcaacaacaggttgttctaacaaagagctactgagagtagattgtagacaaatgaacttgaattgcttgcatgaggaatcagattcctcgacacggggagcgcccggcgctcccccctatttatgtgaagctatctacatatgtttctgaggtatccttgtaccttgctcagtgtgcttgtattgcttgcttttggtcgcggccaacagaccatggccaccgctaataGACCATggtgttacgtcccaagcgtaatacccctatacaggaaccactgggtggtacccgaggtgctgggcacctcagccaatcattgggccagggatggaaagacccacaagcccccgtgcaaccaatcaggagttgctcagtctgatcagtggccaagaccactgagcacactgagcaaggtacaaagatacttcagaaatatatgtagacagcttgacataaatagggggcgccgggcgctccccgtatcgaggaatctgattcctcatgcaagcaattcaagttcatttgtctacaatctactttcagtagctctttgttagaacaacctgttgttgacagtgaacccgtgtctgagacgcttgccacaaccttcgattatcctgtcatattcacctctggcgtactgccttgcagtctgtatccatttctggtgcaggttgtaacacgtTGCTTGCATGACCAAGATCGAACGTTGTGCTCAGACATAACGAACACCaatcgccatggcttccgCTGCCCCAATCCCTCCGTTGGACATGACCGTCTCACTGGAGACGATGACGTCTCTCTTGGAGATGCCCCGCCGTCGAaaagacaacccctcccgctgAGAATGACAACGCCGcttccgacgaagaagattatgacttcaatgatgtcgcaaacaaactcgacgccctcgccaagaaacttctcagcatggagacggccatcaagagcaaaaatGATCTCCAGGATCTCAAGGATGAGGTCAAGCGCCTGCAAACCACCGTCCGAAGTACGACGCGCGACAATACCCCCAAGATagccgccaaggtcggcaagcctcccgtcttcaccgGAAGTAAACAGGAGCTCCCGCCCTGGTTGTCACATGTCAGGACCAACCTACGTCTGTACGgcatcaccgaccccgagTCACAACTCCTATATGCCGCCAGTTTCCTTGGAGGAGACCCCAAGCAGTGGTTTGATGGGATCCTCAGGAACTACTTCGAGTACGCGGAGGATGAACGCGAACCCCTCACACAGAAACTCTTCGGTATGGGATTGGTCAAGTTCGAGGAAgaaatcaagaagatgtacggcgaacccgatgaggaaaaggcagccgaggatCGTCTCGAACGACTTGTGCAGactgcctcagcctcgacttACGCGACACTCTTTCGCCGAGACGCATTCAGGGTCAACTGGGCCGATGCCGCTCTGAAGAACAAATTTTACAGAGGCTTGaagcccaaggtcaaggacgaaCTCATCAAGGAAGACCGACACGCACTTACCCTCGACGAAtacatcaacaaagccattgtcaTCGACAACCGACTCTATGAGCGATCCATGGAAGACAAAGGAGTCTATCGCAACCCCTCAGgttcccaaggccaacatcaaaaGAAGTACGAACACAAGAGCACTTCATGGGGAACACACTCAGGACCCATGGACATcggagcagcacagcacggTAGAGGCCAACAACGAAAGTACGGCGACAAACCCAAGGATAAGTCCAAGGTCAAATGCTTCAATTGCGACAAGATGGGACACTTTGCACGAGAATGTCGTTCACCGAAGAAATTCAAACCGGTACCTGAAGCCAAATCAGTTCAATTCGCGGACACCGACCGCGTCGTCAGGATGACACATcgcgaagacgacgaccccctccaccggccgatgatggacgcCGCGGTGGGAAACATCATGTCGCACGTGCCCACAGGAACGACTCAAGAACAACTcgccgacatgatggatcACGCCCTAACCCCGCTCACAAGTCCAGTTTTGAGAGAACTTCCACGACCAACGATCAAAAACGAAAACTCATTAGCAAGAAGCGATTGTCCGTTGGATGGAGCCGAGTGGGTAAGAAGATGTGAGAGAACCGCAGAAACCGGAgtctccaccgacgacgactatACAGagtcagaaccagaaccagaggatgaacccatcaccctttgGGACATGAGCAACAATGCAGACTGGTGGGTGACAGCCAAGGACTGGAACGAGCGTTTCGAGAGACCAGGACGACCAGTGGTCTACGGGGAAGACACCCCCACCGAGCACACCAAGGCAGAACCTCACCCAGACGACGTACCTCTTGCTATACCCTGCCACGAACTACACGACTCAGTTGCATGGTTTGACTGCATTTACGACTACTGCAGAGTCCATTATCGATTCAAGGTTTACCACGAGGTATTCCCTTCCAGACGAGATAACGACCCCATCTTGCAAGTACACAAGGCAGgatcggaggaggattggaattataccacaacaacggaagGAAAATACACACTTGTTGTGGAAAACATGGTCCCCACAGGATGTTGGGACAAGGATGCTTTGGATCTCGAGGACTGTGAACACGTTTGGTGcgcccgtcaccgccgcgcaAAGGCAGAGACTGGCACCGACagaagagccaagcaagggtcaggaagaaggccaacaaaGAAAGTCACTCGGTCAAAGGATACCCAGGAAGGGACCTCCCATATGATGCCTATGGAGAATACGGAACATTggaagaactcgccaacGAGTATTTGGGACCCGATTTCCGCAGACGACTAGAACAACAGTACCTCGAGCGACACAAGATGTTCTATTACACCACTAGAGAATCAGGACTGGAGTCAGACGCCGTGAAGTTGGCAAACGACTACCACTTACGACAGAAAGCGTGGGAAAGACACTGTTCGGGACCATCCGATTTTACCAGAGTCCCACGTACGGGAAACGGCCAACGGGcctccccaggccccagtGGAACAAACTAATTCCCGACGACGGATCACAACTCGCATCAGGAGGCCGCAGGCCGGATCAAGAAAAGACCTCCATGGTGGCACTACGAGACAGTTGCCGGAGCCACAGTGTTAGGAAACCAAAGTGCCCTGACGGTAGAAGTTCGATGGACAAACTCCAAAGGAAAGGAGTATCGAGCAGTTGCAGTGATCGACTCAGGGAGTTCGATCAGCATCGTCAATCCCTCGTTCGTGaacaagacgaggatgccgtgggtCATGAAGAAAACACCATACAGAATGAGGACCTACGAAGGGCAAACGGCCAGTTATGATGGAGGAATCAGTTCACGGGAACGACACTCTTGATCACggtggacgacgacccgcaggaagtggacttcgatatcctgccAACCGGACCCAAGTGTGACATGATCTTGGGACAtccgtggttgaagaagtacaaCCCGGACATAGACTGGGAGAATGGCCATCTCAACTCAGGCTTGACGCAGACGGGTGAACAGAGCTGAACTGGATAGAGCTCCCAGGTGCCCAGAGGGACAAGAGAGCCCCTGCGAGCATACGAGACATACGAGCCACGacgagccgatgtcaactgACAGAGGAAGTACCAAGGAAGGACCCTCGCACACCAGAGAACCAgaaggttgggtgatgtatgTCAGACCAGAGAAGCTAGAGGAAGACCCGAGTGACGACTCGAGGCACAAGCCTCCCAAGGAAAGgaggacctcagcaacattTCCGAAAGAATACCACAGTTTTACAGTCTTCAGACACAAGATGAAGGACGAGCTCCCAAGAGAACCTCTTTCGACCACGAGATCCGattgaaggaaggagcaaagttACGATACCACAAAGCATATCACCTAGGTCCACGACAGGACAAAGCCTTACAAgagtacatcaaggagaacctaCCAAAGGGGTTTATCAGAGAATCACAAAGCGAAGCAGCTTACCCCATTTTATTCGTGCCTAAGAAAGGAACGACAGATTTAAGGCTTGTGGTCGATTATCGACAACTCAACGAGGAAACGATCAAGAATAGGTATCCGCTGCCGCTTatcaggagatgaaggaccgACTGGCAGGCGCCCAATGGTTCAGTCGACTGGATCTTCCGATGGCCTTTGGCCACATCCGGAttaaggaaggggatgaatggaaaAGCAGCTTTCAGGACTCGCTACGGACACTTTGAGTACCAAGTCATGCCATTTGGACTCACTAACGCCCCTGCGACATTCCAAAGCATGATTGACCACACCCTGCGCCCATATCTGGATCGATTCGCCTTTGTATACCTAGACGACATCTTGATCTATTCGAAGACCCTCAAAGAACACAGACAGCACGTACGACAGATCTTACAAACACTGCAGGATGCAGGACTCTCAGTGAACCCACGAAAAGCGAATTCCACGTGCAGAAGACAGTCTTTTGGGATTCGAAATTACACCAGGAGAGATCCGCATGGAACCAGCTAAGATCACGGCAGTCGGGACtggccgacaccaacaaaccagaaGGAAGTTAGGATGTTCATTGGATTCATCAACTTCTACAGATCATTCATCAAAGGATTTGGGAAAATTGCAAAACCGTTGCACGAGTTGACCGGCGAAGGAACACCATTTAAgtggaaacaacaacaacaagacgccTTCGACCAACTCAAGGACGCTATCAGCAGCGAACCCGTACTACGAATGCCAGACTTCAGCAGACCATTCTATGTCGAGACCGATGCGTCAGACTTTGCTATTGGAGCAGAGCTCTATCAATACTTTAACGACGGCCGACACCCGGTAGGATTTGTCTCAAAAGATTTCTGGACCAGCACTCAACTACCCAATCCACGACAAGGAactcatggccatcatcgagggCATTTGACGAATGGAGACCATATCTCAGTGGGACTGAGGAACCAGTGGATGTATTCACAGACCACCGGAATTTGAAGTACTTCGTCACGAAGGAACTAAGTCAAGACAAGTACGATGGGCAGAATTCCTTGccccttcaacttccgcATCCACTATGTCAAAGGAAAGAGAACGCTAGAGCAGACGCGCTCAGCAGAAGACCAGACCACAAGGGTAACGAAAAGATCGATGCAGCCCCCTCtttaaaagaaaaagacggaaCACTGGAACACGCCATCCAGATCTGGGAAGACTGCACAAGAACCTATCACACGAAATGGGAAGATTACGAGTTCCAAGCCAAACGACAAGacgtcgatgaggatgagatacaGGAACTAGGTCTACGGGCCGGgcccgacgacaacgacccaGTATGGTACAACGACAAGGCCTACGTACCAGCAGACAAGAGACGAGCGTGTGTCACGAAACTCCACAGCGACAAACTCGGAGGACACCCAGGTATCAGAAAAACGCTCGAACGCGTACAACAGCACTACGCATTTCCAGGAATGAAAAGGATCGTGGAAGAAGCGGTAAGAGAATGTGAGATATGTATCaagagcaaagcagcaagacacaaACCCTACGGACTTCtcgaaccccttcccacagcAGAACGAGCGTGGggatccatctccatggacttcatcaccaaactccccagctcaacggtaccagatggaaccaacaccaagtacGACGCCATCTGGGTAGTGGTTGACAGACTCACCAAGTGGGCATACTTCATTCCTTTCAGAGAAACCACTACGGCAGAACAGCTCGCCTACCTATTCGAACGGAACATCGTGAGCCAACATGGACTGCCAGATGACATCACTTCGGACAGAGACAAACTCTTCACCTCTAAGTTTTGGCAAGCCCTGATGAAACGACTAGACGTCAAGTCAAAACTCTCGACAGCGTTCCACCCCCAGACAGATGGACAGACCGAACGACTCAACCAAGTCATTGAACAATACCTTCGGTGCTACATCAACTTCGAACAGGACAACTGGGTTGACCTGTTACCAACCGCTCAGTTAGCATACAACTCGAGCAACACAGAGACAACGAACGTCTCACCATTCTTTGCCAACTACGGATTCCAACCCGAGTTACGACAGGGACCAACAGCAGAGGTACCACGTGCAGCGATCCACGCAGGACGATtgcaggagatgcacaaCATGTTGAAAGAAACACTCGAAGTTGTCAGGGAACGAATGCGCACCCACTACGACAAACATAGGGTCGAGGGACCTcccctcgaggagggagataaaGTGTTTCTTCTCACACGCAATCTTCACACGAAACGACCAAGCAAGAAACTGGATTTCAAGAAGATCGGGccattcaagatcaagaaaaagaTCTCAACATCTAACTACGAATTATCCCTTCCCGATTCCATGCGAGTACGAACCAA encodes the following:
- a CDS encoding hypothetical protein (EggNog:ENOG503PG2G) — protein: MPLPPILRLSPDTRRRVYLYLGLAPWKPAERYIFNLHRGNVLMDESDDSTNPVQFHGLLLSCRVIYQETAVLLYSANSFVAYLEDDCDRLLALTTTAISALTHLKIVVNQNSCHQQCTQCINSRVEDSSLYCYHQPTPEPCDEHASQAADQPPNGRLLTSSDTTTESLFENWRSAIEHLSASLVPGRLTLSVVCDVAHDDLKAGKLVVGPMALLPRLDDCHIRLSWRANAKLQQLARDAIEQARCIALPKSTAPSSSSPLLGLPRELRLRILAYTDLVTPIREVSWDGETYKADGSSNYHSWHRAGFDNETLARCRSDHHYGCQFKSCWSRGSADRYIGCFCSVRHAAVSSTCRCWSPPTPLFLVCRSLCHEAQHVFFSSNRFIVHDHVYTDTNSGTRMQSTWGLSAYPHARLTASRFLRDKVPDNSLGSIRFLELTFPAYSHEAWPDPDGPAIKEWIETIKHVNDKLNKPGLTLRIIMADAAHSAQETQRTMTDENGEVVKRAYTSLIDPLRCLGQDCTGEPLHRFYAHLPDPLAWTEASEALLAEDPCKYFHGINLKEQKLREEAERLVLGDERYEKQWGCAGVDVGQTGEGEGKDDYHDDGRSDKDNDYAINEASGTLLAKTLEEWEEDERELKEPKGSYWLFFHHLLRSGAL